In Cyanobacteriota bacterium, one genomic interval encodes:
- the tig gene encoding trigger factor, protein MKVTQEKQPASRVGLAIEVPAERLKRAYEQVIQKYLREYNFPGFRKGKVPRTFLVQRFGERRLKATALEDVINQCIQQAIEQEKLKTIGDVDLTSSFEELVDTLDFQKPLTFSIAVDVQPEVTLHQYQGFVVQAEEVKPDLTRVDQMLEERRREIATLIPVEDRPAQLDDIATVDFVGRLVASDGAELTEDDQAAREFIEREVTDFQLDMLEDRFIPGFVDGIVGMELNQSKEIVVQFPADYFQAQLANKTVAFTVTLKDLKARELPDLDDNFAQEVSEFETLAELRASLEARVTEEANDRTRSNKENALIAELLKHVEVDLPATMINREVDYLLEQSTMRLQNQGIRIDQLLNSEQMQEFRQQLQPEAVNRLKQRLALREIAKRENITVDPNKLAVTVREYTQAMSDRNVDPELLEIAVREDLVAENVLEWLAAHSTIELVPEGSLTPSSDTETSANLLSSESSTVTADDASPVAETVSQPDENEPASPLADHQPADNHEPVTSSEPNLEASAEEIAGEKAELTPKKKRSKAKPKADQVTEDNS, encoded by the coding sequence ATGAAAGTTACCCAGGAAAAGCAGCCTGCGAGTCGAGTTGGGTTAGCGATTGAAGTTCCAGCAGAGCGCTTGAAAAGAGCGTATGAGCAGGTCATTCAAAAATATCTGCGAGAGTATAATTTCCCTGGGTTTCGGAAGGGCAAAGTTCCCAGAACATTCCTTGTACAGCGGTTTGGTGAACGTCGCCTTAAGGCTACAGCGTTAGAAGATGTCATAAATCAATGTATTCAACAGGCGATCGAGCAAGAAAAGCTAAAAACCATCGGCGATGTAGATTTGACATCCTCCTTTGAAGAACTGGTGGATACCCTTGACTTTCAAAAGCCTCTGACGTTTTCGATCGCAGTCGATGTGCAACCCGAAGTTACCCTGCATCAGTATCAGGGATTTGTCGTTCAAGCTGAAGAAGTGAAACCCGACCTGACTCGTGTTGATCAAATGCTTGAGGAACGTCGCCGTGAGATAGCCACCTTGATCCCTGTGGAAGATCGTCCTGCTCAGCTAGATGACATAGCAACTGTGGATTTTGTGGGTAGACTCGTGGCTAGTGATGGCGCAGAGTTGACAGAAGATGACCAAGCAGCCAGGGAGTTTATCGAGCGAGAAGTAACTGACTTTCAGCTCGATATGCTCGAAGATCGCTTTATCCCTGGATTCGTTGACGGCATTGTCGGCATGGAGCTAAATCAATCAAAAGAGATCGTAGTGCAGTTCCCTGCTGACTACTTTCAGGCACAGCTAGCCAATAAGACCGTGGCCTTTACTGTAACCCTGAAGGACTTAAAGGCTAGAGAACTTCCTGATCTGGATGATAACTTCGCTCAAGAGGTAAGTGAATTTGAGACATTGGCAGAGTTGCGTGCTTCTCTAGAAGCAAGAGTGACGGAAGAGGCTAACGATCGTACCCGCTCCAATAAAGAGAACGCCCTGATTGCCGAATTACTAAAGCACGTTGAAGTGGACTTGCCAGCAACTATGATTAACCGTGAGGTTGACTATTTGCTAGAGCAGTCAACTATGCGATTGCAAAACCAAGGCATTCGAATTGATCAACTGTTAAACTCGGAACAGATGCAGGAGTTTCGTCAGCAACTGCAACCAGAGGCAGTAAATCGGCTAAAACAGCGCCTAGCCTTGCGAGAGATTGCCAAGCGTGAAAATATCACGGTTGATCCTAACAAACTTGCTGTCACGGTAAGGGAATATACCCAAGCCATGAGCGATCGCAATGTAGATCCTGAATTGCTAGAAATTGCTGTGAGAGAAGACCTAGTTGCCGAGAATGTATTAGAGTGGCTAGCAGCTCACTCAACAATCGAACTAGTGCCAGAAGGGTCCTTAACACCATCATCTGATACTGAGACATCAGCAAACCTATTGTCGTCAGAGTCATCAACCGTCACTGCCGATGATGCAAGTCCAGTTGCTGAAACAGTGTCTCAACCCGATGAGAACGAGCCAGCATCCCCACTTGCTGATCATCAACCAGCAGATAATCACGAGCCAGTCACCAGTAGTGAGCCAAATCTAGAGGCTTCCGCAGAAGAAATTGCTGGTGAAAAAGCTGAATTAACTCCCAAAAAAAAGCGCTCCAAAGCGAAACCCAAAGCTGATCAAGTAACTGAAGACAATAGCTAA